Below is a window of Runella sp. SP2 DNA.
ACCGCAAGGCAGAAGTCAACGTATTTTTTGGCAAAAGAGGGTTTTCGGTGGTCAAATCGCCCAAAACGGGCACTGATGCCGCTTTGATGGATTTGCTGTACGGTATTCTCTACGCGCATTTGTTTCCTGCACCCATTAGTGAGAATGTGCCCTTAGTGAGTTATCTCTCTGCTAATTAACCCCACTTAGCTGTTTTTTTATGCCAAAGAAGAAACCCTACGTTCGGAAAACGTTGCCTGAGCTCGAACGGCTTTGGCAAGAAGCGGCCTTAGTTCGGCCAAAGGAGGCACCACTTGGGGAGTCGGGGGAAATACCCCAACGACTTCAGAATTTCATGTTGTATTTACAGCGTCAACAGCCACTCAAACGCCCAGAAGACATGTATTGCTTTATCATGTACGACATTGAAAATAACAAAGTGCGGCGGCTTATGGCGAAGTACTTGCTGCAAAAAGGCTGCGTACGGGTCCAAAAATCGGTGTTTTTTGGCAGGTTTCACCGAAAGCTCCAACGTGAAGTGCTGGATGTACTGCGCAAGATGCAGGAATGTTACGAAAATGAAGACACGATTTTGGTGTTGCCCGTTGGCGAAGATATGCTCAACAGCCTCACCTGCATCGGTAAATTATTTGAACTGGAATTGATGACGGCCCACAAACACACGCTATTTTTTTGACACTATGACACAACTTATCTTAAATAAACGAGGCACTAGCTTGAGCGTAAAAAGTGGTCGCTACTGCGTACGCACACCCGAACGGGAGAGTTTTATTCCTGTCCATGAAATCAAAAGTATTCATTTGCACTCGGCGGCTAAGCTCACGTACGAGGTGGTACAAACGGCGATTCAGTACAACACCGATTTGCTGTTTATTGACCGATACGGCA
It encodes the following:
- the cas2 gene encoding CRISPR-associated endonuclease Cas2; translated protein: MPKKKPYVRKTLPELERLWQEAALVRPKEAPLGESGEIPQRLQNFMLYLQRQQPLKRPEDMYCFIMYDIENNKVRRLMAKYLLQKGCVRVQKSVFFGRFHRKLQREVLDVLRKMQECYENEDTILVLPVGEDMLNSLTCIGKLFELELMTAHKHTLFF